The nucleotide window AGTTCCCCAGTGATGCCAAGAAGCTTTCATCTTGCTTCTCTACCAGCTGCTCATCTCCGTTTGGAATCAGAGACGGTCTGAATGGCTTCACAGGCTTTTGATCAGCATCCCCTTCGAACGTTTCTTGATCTAAAACACTCACGTTTTGAGAAGAGACGATGGAACCAACCCGTCGCTGCAAGAGAGCCAGCATGTAACCAAAGAAGCCTGCAGCTATGAGAACAGCGATGCCAAGAGGAAACCCGCTTTCGTACTGATAAGCACAGTCATCGAAATGAAGCTGAATCTCTCTGATGGCTTTGTTTCCACGGTCAATGACGAGGAGGGAACAGCTGCTTCCAAGATAAACAACGTCAAAGTCATTTGAGAACTTTGCATCTTCGCTTGGTCCATCCACGTGTCCTCCGTTTCTAGCCGTTTTGCCTCCAGCTATTGTTGTAACTCCTAACAATGTGATAGAATGAGTTTACCAATCAAACCCTTCCATGGAATGCAATTAATTAGGATACAAAATGGTTATTTATTTTACCTCCGTCACTAATCTTCCGTATAGCATTATTCACAGTGTCAGCTACATATATGTTCCCTCTGTCATCAACGGCAAGACCCTTGGGATGGTTCAGCCTAGCGTCACGTAGTCTCCCATCAACGTGACCTGCGTATCCTTCAGGGGAGCCAGTAACCAGTCTCGGCCTGCTATCTACCAACAGTAAATAAAACTCAGATACAAAACATTTCAAACAAATAATTCAGCAAAACAGTTGGATTCTTGAATTGTTTAGATCTAATCTTTGAAAAAGTCTGCATTGTACTATTAGACTATACTCATAACTGACAAAGAAACGACAAAGATACAGCAAATCTCCATTTAAAAATAGTTGTACAACATTCCATGTGCATTCAGTTTTAAGTAAAGACAAAGAACAATCATCGTTTCATTCACATAGAGATCTCAAACTTGCTCAAGATAGTGACTTTGAAAGTCTGATACTTACATAGGGAAAGAGAAGATGAGATCTTGTAGATGTTACTGTTCTCAGAATCAAGAACAAGCAGCTCTCCGTTAGGCAAGACCTCAACGGAATAAGGTTCGATGCCGAGTTTGCTTCCGTCGAAGACTGTTTCCACTGAATACCCATCCTCGAATTTCACCATCGATCTCGTCGCAATTGCTGGGAAAATTCAAATACAGAGAAACCATCCCATCAAAAAGAGTAAAGGTAAAGACTTTATGATCGGAAAGGGAAGAACGAACTTGTTTTGGTGGTGGTGGATTTGAGTGACCATATCCATTTCATGAGTGACGAGCCGTGATTTGAGATGAACCCATTGATAATCTCTGCGAAAAGGAAGAGACTTTGAGATATGGGAAGATGAAATCGAAAAGGGAATGAGGGGAGACTTACTTGCTGGAGAGTTAGCTGAAGGAGCTGAGGATACAAACCCAGAGAGGAGGAGAATGAGAGTACCCAGAAGCAGAAAGTCTCTACCCATTGATTCGATTCAAGTAAGTAAGTAaactggagaagaagaagaagcaaagacCCTAGTTCATATAGAGGATCTTCTGGGGAGAAGCAGAGGGACAATGTGAAGATTTGAATAAGGAGAGTGAGGAGAATAGACTCTTCTTCAGGTTTGTCGGCCAAGGAGAGAGTAAGAAAAGAGGAAACAGAGAGGCTTTTGCAGAGTTTGTTTTGTTCATATGCATAAAAGGAGTGAAAGACACTCAGTGTGTGAAAGGTAGtgagaaaagagaaagagagtggTCATGtgatttttattctattttttcctaATTAAATTAAGATTGTTGATGGGTTGGTGATtagtttattttcttgtttgctACTGACCTTATCAATGTTGTTAAGCATAACTAATAACTAATCACATTATCTATTTTTATCCCTGCTTTGTTTTTTAAGTGttttatcaaaattttcattaaaatttaaaaatcacatatcaatttttttaattattattttttaaataaaatctaaaatattattgtaaataattATCACTTTTATTTTCAACAAATATTCAAATCGTAATTTTAAagaacttttaaatattttttttaggttttaaattaatatatatttttgtttaaatccAAATATAGCACATCATCGAATTAACTGGTTCAAGACGTGTCTAGATTGGATCTGAAAACATTGCCTAATATGAAAACATAAAACTTTCTGATTTTAGAAGAATGAATTCCCAACTATATTCTGGTGATAGAAATATAGTTATATAACTTGATACTTTATGCATGAAATCAGCTTTCCCATGCCAGATTGTGTTATGGAATATATTCTAACATCAAAAGAGTACgtacaaacattaaaaatatttaaacatactGTTTTTGGTGGGAAAGATTATATTCTTTAGTAAGAAAGGAGTTTTGGTCTGAAGCTTTTATTTATTCGTGTTAGATGATATATTTAGAGCACAAGTCATATCTTTCTTTATTTAACCATGTTCAAAATCATATATAGAAGTTGTTTAAATGTtcactgcaaaaaaaaaatcactaaccACTTGACAATTTTACTAATCATCACTACTGCTAAtcatgtttagttttataatcaCTAACCAATAACACCACAAAAGAGTGGTGAACATAACAACATTTCGTGCACAATATAGTAGAAAcatgaaatatgaaaaatattttgttctttaattttttaaattgctCTACGGAATCGCCACTACCTCGACAAAGGAAGTATCCAATGACTTGAAATCGCGTGTCAAGTAATATCCTTTTAGCCTATGTACGAAGTGTGTATGTCTCCTTTACtcgtttatttttatattcagtTAACTAATGACATCtcgacacacacacacacaattaattaatgagattaagagaaggTAAAGTAGTAATTAGACAAGATACGAGTTACGACTACAGTCAAACAGTGCATATATTCTCGCACCATGATCCTTGTTTCGCGCTGCCTTATCTACTCATCTACTTGTATATAGTGAAACAATGTATTTTTCAAGTCGAACGTGATTTGATGCACCTTAATATGTCATTCATTACTAATAAAATGGATGTATAAGTAGGTATTCATTAGATTATCGCAGCTTTTGATGTTGATTCTTGGAGTTGTCAATTTATTTACTTCTAAGAGTAGTTGGAACCAGCATAAAGTAAACaacaagaagaaacaaaaagatgATAGTATcttttagaagaaaaataattttttgtaaatggaaaaaaatgtaaaagcaAAATAAAGAGAAACGGGAAAGAAGGTGAAAAACGGTCCCTTTTAATCTTTATTTGATAAAATCACTTTAACTCGAGAAAAGAAGAGTTTGAAAGAGACTTTTGTTTTTATAGGAAATATTGCATTTTGTAAGCTAGATGATGATATTAAGTCTCTTATAATGTCTTTTAGTAATTTTAGCATCAAACAGATCTATATTAAAGATAATACCCATACTGCCATACATATTGTCTAGAAAAATACACGagatttttgttgtttcataTAACTTCATCTGTTCCTATTTAGCTTTAAAAAACTGATTTCAAGAActtaataatatagtattttttttgtgacaaaacatattttgttttcttaaattttcAAAGGAAATGAAGAAAGACAGATAACCAAGAAATTGATTTGTTAATTTtcctaattattatttttgcattataatttaaattgataGAAACAAAACTCGAACAAATTATTggaagtgagagagagagagagagctgatAGGTTGGTGAGAGGTGAGCCTCATGGGCTGGATTGAGCAAGTTGAGCGATATGTGGACTAAACCTTATCATCCATTGAGTTGGCAAAGAAAGTACAATAAAGAGCGGTGGGATTATAATCATGCGAGCCACGACGACCGTCGAAGATAATAAAAACGAGTCCATCATTGGGGGGAAATAAATGGGCAATGAAATGACATAATCACTAAACAACAATTACTCTTTCTGGTTGGCTTTCACATGGACACTTGAACTAGTTGGACCCCTCTTCGACTACGACCTCAAGTGAGTTGAACCCACCACTAAATTTAATCAAAAGAAAAGGTGAAAACCTCTGGCCGGATTAGAAGCTCCTTAGCTTGGCATGATCCAGAGTCTAGAATCTAGATCAGCATCTTGATGATGTCAAACTAAAGCACTCTCTTTGAACTCTATAGCCGACCCATTTATTGACTCCATAAATGTTATGCATGTGCTCAAAGTCGGTGTCTCGGAGCCAGAAGTGCCTGTGTCTTCGGTTTGAAAGCCACTGAAAAGGTATAGTGGCGCTCCTGACACTGGTGGTCTCAAGACAGGAGATGACTGTGTGACATAGCAGAGCAATGCTAATCATGCGTTTCACTTCTTTCCATGTTGAATTCACTTAGCTCATCATCTATTAGATCGACTTCACAGCTTTTTCTTGTGTAAATTCCACGCCTATACACCATAAATGCACAAAGGATCACACTAGATTTTCGCTTAACCAATCAAAGAGATGTAAGCTCTTATCCCCTGTAGCATCCAAATCAATAACAAGTGCACAATGAGTACTTTTAGCTAGGCAGAAGCATGAAGTACACCCGCAAAGATCCTACGCCAACAATGACACTATTATGAACACAACACCGAACTAATAAAGGCTATATTCATATTAATTTGTAGAAAAATAACACCAATAATCCGATTACAACGAGCTACAGATGAACACCAGCTCAACAACCCAAAGGTTAAACAGAAAATGCATAAACCCGAAGAACAACACTATGATTGTGTATATTAGAAGATGAGATATCAACGG belongs to Brassica rapa cultivar Chiifu-401-42 chromosome A07, CAAS_Brap_v3.01, whole genome shotgun sequence and includes:
- the LOC103831565 gene encoding uncharacterized protein LOC103831565, producing MGRDFLLLGTLILLLSGFVSSAPSANSPAKIINGFISNHGSSLMKWIWSLKSTTTKTTIATRSMVKFEDGYSVETVFDGSKLGIEPYSVEVLPNGELLVLDSENSNIYKISSSLSLYSRPRLVTGSPEGYAGHVDGRLRDARLNHPKGLAVDDRGNIYVADTVNNAIRKISDGGVTTIAGGKTARNGGHVDGPSEDAKFSNDFDVVYLGSSCSLLVIDRGNKAIREIQLHFDDCAYQYESGFPLGIAVLIAAGFFGYMLALLQRRVGSIVSSQNVSVLDQETFEGDADQKPVKPFRPSLIPNGDEQLVEKQDESFLASLGNLASNAWVTVTEMLRKKQQTATSFEQYQTKQSSAAFSTSTPWPIQESFVIPEEDEPPPVEHRNQTPRKTYAFMSKDAEKMQQLRQSRAFYSSWEAAEFPNQQQQQQQQKQQQKQQHRRHYSSIPHTYYEQNSEKTNEIVFGAVQEKSSKRAAKPKESGDQINNNNNNNNNTQQNLHYRAHSVSYPYGYYPYT